A stretch of the Lolium perenne isolate Kyuss_39 chromosome 3, Kyuss_2.0, whole genome shotgun sequence genome encodes the following:
- the LOC127345274 gene encoding transcription termination factor MTERF8, chloroplastic-like, with amino-acid sequence MLRLQKCILTRLFSSPSTSPVSPLHRLLSAAADSPAVSPTPGFAVEEYLVDTCGLTRAQAIKASAKLTHLKSPSKPDAVLAFLAGLGLAPADIAAVVAKDPKFLCVGVERTLGPVVGGLTGLGISRSEISRLVSLAGVSFRHRTIVPKIRYYLSLFGSSENLLRGLHRCCYLLSSDFNKVEPNVAFLQECGLSVCDIAKLCTCKPRILASKHERVRAMVACAEGVGVPRGSRMFRHALHAVEPLNKEKIAAKSEYLKTTFRWSDAEVKIALSRAPLMLTISKDTLQRKSEFLSSEVGLEPLYIAHRPVMLGLSLEGRLKPRYYVTKFLKENGLLDRGKDYYSIVTISEKVFMDKFIRRHNEAAPHLAEDYATTCRGEVPARFRFT; translated from the coding sequence ATGCTCCGCCTTCAGAAGTGCATCCTCACCCGTCTCTTCTCTTCTCCCTCCACCTCTCCCGTCTCCCCTCTCCACCGACTCCTCTCCGCGGCCGCGGACTCGCCCGCCGTTTCCCCCACCCCTGGCTTCGCCGTCGAGGAGTACCTCGTCGACACCTGCGGTCTTACCCGAGCCCAGGCCATCAAGGCATCCGCGAAGCTAACCCACCTCAAATCCCCCTCCAAGCCGGACGCGGTCCTTGCCTTCCTCGCCGGCCTCGGCCTCGCCCCCGCCGACATCGCCGCCGTTGTCGCCAAGGACCCCAAGTTCCTCTGTGTCGGGGTGGAGAGAACCCTGGGCCCCGTTGTCGGCGGGCTCACCGGCCTCGGCATATCGCGTTCTGAGATCTCGCGCCTCGTTTCACTCGCCGGTGTCAGTTTCCGGCACAGAACCATCGTCCCCAAGATTCGGTACTATCTGAGCCTCTTCGGCTCCTCCGAGAACCTCCTGAGGGGGCTCCATCGATGCTGCTACCTCCTCAGCAGTGACTTCAACAAGGTAGAGCCCAATGTTGCATTCTTGCAGGAGTGCGGGCTAAGTGTTTGCGACATTGCCAAGCTGTGCACCTGTAAGCCAAGGATACTGGCCTCCAAACATGAGCGCGTCCGGGCCATGGTTGCATGCGCTGAAGGTGTAGGTGTGCCCCGTGGATCTCGGATGTTCAGACACGCTCTACATGCTGTAGAACCCCTCAACAAGGAGAAGATCGCCGCCAAATCTGAGTATCTGAAGACCACGTTCAGGTGGTCCGATGCTGAGGTGAAAATTGCTCTCTCTAGGGCTCCGCTTATGCTGACGATTTCTAAGGACACACTACAGAGAAAATCAGAATTCCTTAGCTCTGAGGTGGGGTTGGAACCGCTGTACATTGCTCATCGGCCAGTAATGCTCGGTCTTAGCCTGGAGGGACGGCTCAAGCCCCGGTACTATGTTACCAAGTTTCTCAAGGAAAATGGATTGCTAGATCGTGGCAAAGATTACTACAGTATAGTCACGATCAGCGAGAAGGTATtcatggataagttcatacgcCGTCACAACGAAGCTGCACCACACCTTGCTGAGGACTATGCAACCACTTGCAGAGGGGAAGTGCCAGCTAGATTCAGATTTACATGA
- the LOC127340221 gene encoding glucan endo-1,3-beta-D-glucosidase gives MRPLATVPGGGGRRKAGAAAAAAASREWLVVPASGRARVEEAGKHAVMARTGLPARDLRVLDPLLSYPSTILGRERAIVVNLERVKAVITAAEVLLPNSKDPDFAQFVRDLQARVLASSGQAAEFTDIEGESSVIASPFPAPSSSKGHELEMAKRTTDAVGGMIHSSSVPTLATMKDGSAKVLPFEFRALEVCLESACRSLEEETGTLEKEAYPALDELTSKISTLNLERVRQIKSRLVAISGRVQKVRDELEHLLDDEMDMAEMYLTEKLAQQDISETSSRVEVDDHDPSQLEEGGDEDYRSEPDGTNVSFAGYKPNIEELEMLLEAYFVQIDGTLNKLSHLREYVDDTEDYINIMLDDKQNQLLQMGVMLSTATVVVTAGVAVVGLFGMNIGISLYNPATPDETRAAHVKFWETTFGTIAGCTILYIVAMGWGKRSGLLQTVDIPSSVPSLPKSGTPDAAVAKSHSAAERGSTGAAYIVAAGRASRQREPEMERKRMAQVATYFAVAFAAFLFWQSNRNPTPPPQPDMPLPPPPPPFPRAASTVLPDPARFFAPELLAAPLPTNSFFQNFALNNGDQPEYIHPYSVKSAAGALTVCYPKTVHSPPFHAQTFVADLTLSSPSAATPAAPHRIAAFDDLSVTLDFAPSLRAFLVRGSPFVTVATAGAGVPVDISLASVHAFLEAAPRDDTLTRWRLRMNSGQTFLLYASAPIRLSMSSVTQLAAPGFSGVIRVAFLPDAAMEAVLDRYSGRFPTGGEAALNRPFSVDYAWRTQGSGDLLMLAHPLHLRLLSKDRGAVRVLEDFRYRSIDGDLVGVVGDAWALRTDPVLPTWHSTRGVSEDGVPEIVAALRKDVDDLASTPISTTSSYFYGKALARAARLALIAEEVGCPEVIPAVRGFLAATVTPWLDGSFEGNGFLYDPKWGGLVTLQGMTDTGADFGFGIYNDHHYHLGYFVYATAVLAKIDPAWGRQHMPQAYSMVADFMTTTSREAAGASYTRLRAFDLWKLHSWAGGLTEFGDGRNQESSSEAVNAYYAAALLGLSYGDARLVSDAATLTALEMLAAQTWWHVREGDATYEDDFTGSNRVVGVVWANKRDSGLWFAPPEWKECRLGIQLLPIVPISEALFPDAEFVRDLVGWTAPALARDGVGDGWKGFVYALEGTYDKEAALAKTRELASHDDGNTLTNLLWWLHSRGSPGADAAAGIGSAAVDGGTTAHGMLLDMLATEPALVSS, from the exons ATGAGGCCCTTGGCGACGGTGCCGGGCGGCGGGGGGAGGCGGAAGGCGGGAGCTGCTGCTGCGGCGGCGGCAAGCCGTGAGTGGCTGGTGGTGCCGGCGTCAGGGCGGGCGCGGGTTGAGGAGGCCGGGAAGCACGCGGTGATGGCGCGGACGGGGCTGCCGGCGCGCGACCTGAGGGTGCTCGACCCACTGCTGTCCTACCCGTCCACGATCCTAGGCCGCGAGCGCGCCATCGTCGTCAACCTGGAGCGCGTCAAGGCCGTGATCACCGCCGCCGAGGTGCTGCTCCCCAACTCCAAGGACCCCGACTTCGCGCAATTCGTCCGCGACCTCCAGGCCCGCGTGCTCGCTTCCTCTGGTCAG GCTGCAGAGTTTACTGATATTGAGGGTGAATCATCTGTGATTGCTTCACCATTTCCTGCTCCCAGTTCATCTAAAGGACATGAACTGGAGATGGCTAAGAGGACTACTGATGCGGTGGGTGGAATGATTCACAGCAGCAGTGTGCCGACGTTGGCCACAATGAAAGATGGAAGCGCCAAGGTCTTACCTTTTGAATTTCGTGCGCTTGAAGTGTGCCTCGAGTCAGCATGTAGATCTCTGGAAGAGGAA ACTGGGACTCTGGAGAAAGAGGCTTATCCAGCATTGGATGAGCTAACTTCAAAGATCAGTACATTGAATCTTGAGCGAGTTAGGCAAATTAAGAGCCGCCTGGTGGCAATTTCTGGACGTGTGCAGAAG GTGAGGGATGAACTTGAGCACCTATTGGATGATGAAATGGATATGGCTGAAATGTACTTGACAGAAAAACTTGCTCAACAAGATATCAGTGAGACTTCATCTAGAGTTGAGGTTGATGATCATGATCCATCTCAGTTAGAGGAGGGTGG GGATGAAGATTATAGAAGCGAGCCAGATGGAACCAATGTTAGCTTTGCTGGTTATAAGCCCAACATTGAAGAACTAGAGATGCTTTTGGAGGCCTACTTTGTGCAAATTGATGGCACACTAAATAAGCTTTCACAT CTGAGGGAGTATGTTGATGATACCGAGGATTACATCAACATAATGTTGGATGACAAGCAAAATCAGCTTCTGCAGATGGGGGTCATGCTCTCAACTGCCACGGTTGTTGTTACTGCCGGAGTGGCCGTCGTCGGTCTTTTCGGGATGAACATTGGCATATCGCTTTACAATCCCGCAACCCCAGATGAGACACGAGCAGCACATGTGAAGTTCTGGGAAACCACCTTCGGAACCATTGCTGGCTGCACGATTCTGTACATAGTAGCCATGGGGTGGGGGAAGAGGAGCGGGCTGCTGCAA ACTGTAGACATTCCATCCTCGGTACCATCCCTTCCTAAAAGTGGGACGCCGGACGCGGCCGTCGCCAAATCACACTCTGCCGCGGAGAGAGGATCGACCGGGGCCGCCTATATAGTTGCCGCCGGCAGAGCCTCCCGGCAGAGGGAACCGGAGATGGAGAGGAAAAGGATGGCGCAGGTCGCCACGTACTTCGCGGTCGCTTTCGCAGCGTTCCTCTTCTGGCAGTCCAACCGCAACCCCACCCCGCCGCCGCAGCCCGACATGcctctcccgccgccgccgccaccgttcCCGCGGGCGGCGTCTACGGTGCTCCCGGACCCGGCGCGCTTCTTCGCCCCCGAGCTCCTCGCCGCGCCGCTCCCCACCAACTCCTTCTTCCAGAACTTCGCGCTCAACAACGGGGACCAGCCGGAGTACATCCACCCGTACTCGGTCAAATCCGCCGCCGGGGCGCTCACGGTCTGCTACCCCAAGACCGTCCACTCCCCGCCCTTCCACGCCCAGACCTTCGTCGCCGACCTCACCCTCTCGTCCCCGTCCGCCGCCACTCCCGCCGCGCCCCACCGTATCGCCGCCTTCGACGACCTCTCCGTCACCCTCGACTTCGCCCCGTCGCTGCGCGCGTTCCTCGTCCGCGGCAGCCCCTTCGTCACGGTCGCCACCGCGGGGGCGGGGGTCCCCGTCGACATCTCCCTCGCCTCCGTCCACGCCTTCCTCGAGGCCGCCCCACGCGACGACACGCTCACCAGGTGGCGCCTCCGGATGAACAGCGGCCAGACTTTCCTCCTCTACGCGTCCGCGCCCATCCGCCTGTCCATGTCCAGCGTCACGCAGCTGGCCGCGCCCGGCTTCTCCGGCGTCATCCGCGTCGCCTTCCTGCCCGACGCCGCCATGGAGGCGGTCCTTGACCGGTACAGCGGCCGCTTCCCGACAGGCGGGGAGGCCGCGCTGAACCGGCCCTTCTCCGTCGACTACGCCTGGCGCACGCAGGGGTCGGGGGACCTGCTCATGCTCGCGCACCCGCTACACCTCCGCCTGCTCTCCAAGGACCGTGGCGCCGTCCGTGTGCTCGAGGACTTCAGGTACCGCAGCATCGACGGCGACCTGGTCGGCGTCGTCGGCGACGCCTGGGCTCTAAGGACCGACCCGGTGCTCCCCACCTGGCATTCCACCCGCGGCGTCAGCGAGGACGGGGTGCCCGAGATCGTGGCCGCGCTGCGCAAGGACGTGGACGACCTCGCCTCCACCCCCATCTCGACCACCTCGTCCTACTTCTACGGGAAGGCGCTCGCCAGGGCGGCGAGGCTGGCGCTGATCGCCGAGGAGGTCGGGTGCCCGGAGGTCATCCCGGCGGTGCGCGGCTTCCTCGCAGCCACCGTCACGCCGTGGCTGGACGGCAGCTTCGAGGGCAACGGCTTCCTGTACGACCCCAAATGGGGCGGCCTCGTCACTCTGCAGGGGATGACGGACACCGGCGCCGACTTCGGCTTCGGGATCTACAACGACCACCACTACCACCTGGGCTACTTCGTGTACGCCACCGCCGTGCTCGCCAAGATCGACCCGGCCTGGGGCCGCCAGCACATGCCTCAGGCCTACTCCATGGTCGCCGACTTCATGACTACAACCTCGCGCGAAGCCGCCGGCGCGAGCTACACCAGGCTGAGGGCGTTCGACCTCTGGAAGCTGCACTCGTGGGCCGGCGGGCTGACGGAGTTCGGCGACGGGCGCAACCAGGAGAGCAGCAGCGAGGCCGTCAACGCCTACTACGCCGCCGCGCTCCTCGGGCTGAGCTACGGCGACGCGCGGCTCGTCTCCGACGCGGCCACGCTCACGGCGCTCGAGATGCTGGCGGCGCAGACGTGGTGGCACGTCCGGGAGGGCGACGCGACCTACGAGGACGACTTCACCGGCAGCAACCGCGTGGTGGGCGTCGTGTGGGCGAACAAGAGGGACAGCGGCCTCTGGTTCGCGCCGCCGGAGTGGAAGGAGTGCAGGCTGGGGATCCAGCTGCTGCCCATCGTGCCCATCAGCGAGGCCCTCTTCCCGGACGCCGAGTTCGTCAGGGACCTGGTGGGCTGGACCGCGCCGGCGTTGGCCAGGGACGGCGTCGGCGACGGGTGGAAGGGGTTCGTGTACGCCTTGGAGGGGACCTACGACAAGGAGGCGGCGCTGGCCAAGACCAGGGAGCTGGCGTCGCATGACGACGGCAACACGCTGACCAACCTGCTGTGGTGGCTCCATAGCCGCGGCTCGCCGGGCGCTGATGCTGCTGCTGGTATCGGCAGTGCGGCCGTTGATGGTGGCACTACTGCTCATGGAATGCTCTTGGATATGCTTGCAACTGAACCGGCTCTGGTCTCTTCGTGA